One segment of Hippopotamus amphibius kiboko isolate mHipAmp2 chromosome 4, mHipAmp2.hap2, whole genome shotgun sequence DNA contains the following:
- the ARL4A gene encoding ADP-ribosylation factor-like protein 4A, whose protein sequence is MGNGLSDQTSILSSLPSFQSFHIVILGLDCAGKTTVLYRLQFNEFVNTVPTKGFNTEKIKVTLGNSKTVTFHFWDVGGQEKLRPLWKSYTRCTDGIVFVVDSVDVERMEEAKTELHKITRISENQGVPVLIVANKQDLRNSLSLSEIEKLLAMGELSSSTPWHLQPTCAIIGDGLKEGLEKLHDMIIKRRKMLRQQKKKR, encoded by the coding sequence ATGGGGAATGGACTGTCAGACCAGACTTCTATCCTGTCCAGCCTGCCTTCATTTCAGTCCTTCCACATTGTCATTCTGGGTTTGGACTGTGCTGGAAAGACAACTGTGTTATACAGGTTGCAGTTCAATGAATTTGTGAATACCGTACCTACCAAAGGATTTAACACGGAAAAAATTAAGGTAACCTTGGGAAATTCTAAAACAGTCACTTTTCACTTCTGGGATGTAGGTGGTCAGGAGAAATTAAGGCCACTGTGGAAGTCCTATACCAGATGCACAGATGGCATTGTGTTTGTTGTGGACTCTGTTGATGTTGAAAGGATGGAAGAAGCCAAAACTGAACTTCATAAAATAACTAGAATATCAGAAAATCAGGGAGTCCCTGTGCTTATAGTTGCTAACAAACAAGACCTGAGGAACTCACTGTCTCTCTCAGAAATTGAGAAATTGTTAGCAATGGGTGAACTGAGCTCATCAACTCCCTGGCATTTGCAGCCCACCTGTGCAATCATAGGTGATGGACTAAAGGAAGGACTTGAGAAGCTACATGATATgataattaaaagaagaaaaatgttgcggcaacagaaaaagaaaagatga